The genome window CAGCATCCCAACGCGCAGCACTTTCCAACGTAAATGTTCCGTCTTGTAAAGCGTGCTCAAAATTCAGATTAAGATTCGGAATTCCTCTTGCAGAAGAATCTTTGTCTATTTTGAAAACGCGTTCTTGCGAATAAATATTTGCTTTCGTTAAGCTGTCATTGTATTTTCCAGATGATGGCAACATCGATTTTTCGACCACATAGCGCGTTACATAAGCGTACGTTACACCAAGCGAATCTTTGATGACTTGATTGGTTACAACTTGCGGTTTATCTTTATTTGATTTTAAATCAGATTGTATATTATTGAATTTCTTATAATAACGCTCTAATTCATTTTTATTTATTTTCTCAGTTGTATAATTCATCGCTTGGTACACATTGTTGTTAAAACTGTCTGTACCATTCTGAATTGTCAAGTTTAGCCAATAGAATTGAATAATTATCAATCCTATAAGCGCAACACTCATGATAACGATTAAGATTTTATAAAATCCTTTTTTCATTTATTTTTTATTGAATGATTAAAAATAGTTTAATCTTTTCTAATTTCTATCTTTTTGTTAAAATTTGGACGATTAAATCATTTTTTTGATTTTGATAAACGTTTGTTCCACTTCATTTTTCAAGTGAGCTAAATCTCCATTATTATCAATAATAAAATCTGATTTAGCGATTCGTTCTTCGTCCGAAATCTGATTGTTTATTCTTGCAAGAATTTCTTCTCGTGATAAACCATCTCTTTCTATAGTTCGTGCAATTCGCGTTTCTATATCGACCACTACACTTATCACAACATCGCAATCTTTGTAACTACCACTTTCTATTAAAATGGCAGCTTCTTTCATTACAATGTCCGATTTTTGAGCTTTTTTCCAATCTTCAAAATCTTGGAAAACTGCTGGATGAACAATTGAATTTAATAGCTTCAATTTTTCATTATTTTGAAAAACTTGTTTTGAAATAAATGGTTTATTCAAACCATTTTCATTGTACGCTTCTTCACCAAAAGTTGCAATAATTTTAACTTTTACTTCAGAGTTTTCATTCTGAATTGTTTTCGCTCTTGTGTCAGAATTATATACCGGAATACCTAATTCTTC of Empedobacter falsenii contains these proteins:
- the coaE gene encoding dephospho-CoA kinase (Dephospho-CoA kinase (CoaE) performs the final step in coenzyme A biosynthesis.) yields the protein MKNNQPFVAGITGGIGSGKSTAAKFFEELGIPVYNSDTRAKTIQNENSEVKVKIIATFGEEAYNENGLNKPFISKQVFQNNEKLKLLNSIVHPAVFQDFEDWKKAQKSDIVMKEAAILIESGSYKDCDVVISVVVDIETRIARTIERDGLSREEILARINNQISDEERIAKSDFIIDNNGDLAHLKNEVEQTFIKIKKMI